Proteins found in one Gimesia chilikensis genomic segment:
- a CDS encoding SCO family protein: protein MFYDCYCEQRNFILACLVTLSGWGCLPGEATAETPRKILKEAGITPNTGKTLPLETVFTDHTGQELTIRTALGQQPTVLCLVYFDCPMLCKLSADGLVRAANELPETVGEDYRVLLVSFNPQDTPEKAARARQRLIQKYDRTPGGEGWSCLTGSQSEIDRLTGAVGFKARWDEELQQYAHASGLVLLSGEGVITGYLDGVSYAPRELSRAIDAARQSEVTQPSTNSFLTCYLYDPTTGRLGSAVQWAIRILGGLTLIGLVWLVWRLQQGSQAESSPD from the coding sequence GTGTTTTACGATTGTTATTGTGAGCAGCGGAATTTTATTCTGGCGTGTCTTGTCACGCTGTCTGGATGGGGATGCTTACCCGGTGAAGCAACTGCAGAGACGCCTCGTAAGATTTTAAAAGAGGCTGGAATCACCCCCAACACTGGTAAAACGCTTCCGCTGGAGACGGTTTTTACAGATCATACCGGTCAGGAACTTACTATTCGTACAGCGCTGGGGCAGCAGCCCACCGTGCTGTGTCTGGTCTATTTTGACTGTCCGATGCTCTGTAAACTTTCAGCAGATGGTTTGGTGCGAGCGGCCAATGAATTACCGGAGACCGTGGGTGAGGATTACCGGGTGCTGCTGGTCAGTTTCAATCCGCAGGACACACCTGAGAAAGCAGCCCGGGCGCGACAGCGACTGATTCAGAAATACGATCGAACACCAGGAGGCGAAGGCTGGTCCTGTCTTACCGGGTCTCAGTCCGAAATTGATCGACTGACCGGCGCTGTCGGGTTTAAGGCACGCTGGGATGAAGAACTGCAGCAGTATGCGCATGCCAGCGGTCTGGTGTTACTCTCCGGCGAGGGAGTGATCACCGGCTACCTGGATGGGGTCAGTTATGCACCTCGTGAACTGTCCCGGGCAATCGACGCCGCCCGACAGTCGGAGGTGACGCAGCCTTCCACGAATTCGTTTCTGACCTGTTATTTATACGATCCGACGACGGGACGCTTGGGCAGCGCAGTCCAGTGGGCCATTCGTATTCTGGGAGGACTTACGCTCATTGGACTGGTGTGGCTGGTGTGGCGTCTTCAGCAGGGGAGTCAAGCAGAGAGCAGCCCGGACTGA
- a CDS encoding cytochrome c oxidase subunit 3, which produces MNKNATLVAMQFDNSEQEHSAALLGMWIFLATEVLFFGGLFVAYTVYRYEYPAAFQAGSKHLAIWSGAVMTGFLLLGSLLVAISEEVFEQDHYRQVFWNLLITAGLGVLFLSLEFYEYHDLIGHNLFPGDEFEWPAKQAAPLSGRSTEIFFVLFFCMTGLHALHMLIGISLVIGLAIWFHNTKAPAQLKNQLTVIGLYWHFVDIIWVFLFPLFYLV; this is translated from the coding sequence ATGAATAAAAACGCGACTTTAGTTGCCATGCAATTTGACAACAGCGAACAAGAGCACTCGGCGGCTCTACTGGGGATGTGGATCTTCCTGGCTACTGAAGTATTGTTCTTTGGAGGCCTGTTTGTCGCATATACCGTTTATCGCTACGAGTACCCTGCAGCCTTCCAGGCGGGCAGCAAACATCTGGCGATCTGGTCGGGAGCCGTCATGACAGGATTTCTGCTGCTGGGCAGTCTGCTGGTCGCAATCTCGGAAGAGGTCTTTGAGCAGGATCATTATCGTCAGGTCTTCTGGAATCTGCTGATCACGGCAGGATTAGGTGTTCTGTTTTTGAGCCTGGAGTTTTATGAGTACCACGATCTCATCGGTCATAACCTCTTTCCGGGAGACGAATTCGAATGGCCGGCAAAACAGGCTGCCCCCTTGTCGGGCCGCTCCACCGAGATTTTCTTCGTACTCTTTTTCTGTATGACAGGTCTGCATGCCCTTCATATGCTCATTGGAATCAGCCTCGTAATCGGGCTGGCAATCTGGTTCCATAATACGAAAGCTCCCGCTCAGCTCAAAAATCAGTTGACCGTGATCGGCCTGTACTGGCACTTTGTGGATATTATCTGGGTCTTTCTGTTTCCGCTGTTTTATCTGGTCTGA
- the ctaD gene encoding cytochrome c oxidase subunit I encodes MTTNQSYLNQGTTLRSWLITLDHKRIAILYMLSLTFFFFVGGAAAVLFRLELITPQGDLLSADTYNRLFSLHGIIMVWFFLIPAVPNVLGNFLVPLMIGARDLAFPRLNLLSWYLFIAGGLFTLYVVIAGGVDTGWTFYTPYSSTYANSHVILAATGVFITGFSSILTGLNFIVTIHTMRCPGMKWFRLPLFIWSTYATSLIMVLATPVLAVTLALMAVERLLGVGVFDPGIGGDPLLFQHLFWFYSHPAVYIMILPGMGVISEIIPCFARKRIFGYEFIAMASLAIAILGFLVWGHHMFVSGQSLYAGLFFSLLSMLVAVPSAVKVFNWTATLYKGRISLSTPMLYALGFIGLFTIGGLTGICLATLAFDVHVHDTYFIIAHFHYIMVGGMVMAYLGGLHFWWPKMTGRLYSEWLGRINALIVFAGFNMTFFPQFILGYLGNPRRYHTYPGEFQVFHVMSTLGASILGIGYLLPLLYLLWSLKYGQRSDSNPWQATGLEWTTTSPPPEHNFKDPPRVTEPAYQYSTTGAESLENTDRKLSQP; translated from the coding sequence ATGACCACGAATCAATCCTATTTAAATCAAGGCACGACTTTGCGATCCTGGTTAATCACCCTGGATCACAAACGGATTGCCATTCTGTATATGCTCTCGCTGACATTCTTCTTTTTTGTCGGCGGAGCAGCTGCAGTGCTGTTTCGTCTGGAACTGATTACACCACAGGGCGATCTACTCTCAGCCGATACCTATAATCGTTTGTTTTCCCTGCATGGGATTATCATGGTCTGGTTTTTCCTGATCCCCGCGGTACCCAATGTACTGGGGAATTTTCTGGTCCCGCTGATGATTGGCGCCCGCGATCTCGCCTTCCCCCGCTTGAACCTGCTGAGCTGGTACCTGTTCATAGCAGGGGGACTGTTTACGCTGTATGTCGTGATTGCCGGCGGCGTGGATACAGGCTGGACATTCTACACGCCCTACAGCAGCACCTACGCCAATTCGCATGTGATCCTGGCGGCGACCGGCGTCTTTATAACGGGTTTTTCATCCATCCTCACCGGCCTGAACTTTATCGTAACGATACACACCATGCGTTGTCCCGGAATGAAATGGTTCCGACTGCCACTGTTTATCTGGTCGACGTATGCCACCAGTCTGATCATGGTGCTGGCCACTCCCGTTCTGGCGGTGACGCTAGCGCTGATGGCCGTCGAGCGGCTACTGGGAGTCGGGGTTTTTGATCCGGGAATCGGCGGGGATCCGCTGTTATTCCAGCATCTGTTCTGGTTTTACTCACATCCTGCGGTGTACATCATGATTCTGCCTGGCATGGGAGTCATCAGTGAAATCATTCCCTGCTTCGCCCGCAAGCGGATTTTTGGATACGAATTCATCGCCATGGCAAGCCTGGCGATCGCGATCCTGGGCTTTCTGGTCTGGGGACATCACATGTTCGTCAGCGGACAGTCCTTATATGCAGGATTGTTTTTCTCACTGCTGAGCATGCTGGTTGCGGTTCCCTCTGCTGTCAAAGTCTTCAACTGGACTGCCACACTTTATAAGGGACGTATTTCACTATCTACCCCCATGCTCTATGCGCTGGGTTTCATAGGTCTGTTTACAATTGGCGGTCTGACCGGCATCTGCCTGGCGACATTGGCTTTCGACGTGCACGTACACGACACCTATTTCATCATCGCTCATTTTCATTACATCATGGTGGGGGGGATGGTCATGGCCTATCTGGGGGGCCTGCACTTCTGGTGGCCAAAAATGACGGGACGACTCTATTCGGAATGGCTGGGACGCATCAATGCACTGATCGTCTTTGCCGGTTTCAACATGACTTTCTTTCCCCAGTTTATTCTGGGCTACCTGGGAAATCCACGACGCTATCACACCTACCCCGGCGAATTCCAGGTCTTTCATGTCATGAGCACACTCGGCGCTTCGATCCTGGGCATCGGATATCTACTTCCCCTGCTCTATCTGCTCTGGTCACTAAAATATGGTCAACGGTCCGACAGTAACCCCTGGCAGGCTACCGGACTGGAATGGACTACCACATCTCCCCCTCCGGAGCACAATTTCAAGGATCCGCCTCGCGTAACAGAACCCGCTTATCAATACAGCACAACGGGAGCCGAATCACTTGAAAACACGGACAGGAAACTGAGTCAGCCATGA
- a CDS encoding cytochrome C oxidase subunit IV family protein, whose product MPKETTTHSDRHASTPQLVWTCVLLMALLLLTVGLFQLPLGAAHLIAGLTIAVLKTLLIVSVFMNLRWGVSVLRLTAIAGVLWLAFAILGVMTDYRTRGLEETIEPGLEPATHYSASDHVSPAETD is encoded by the coding sequence ATGCCAAAGGAGACAACAACTCATTCAGACCGACACGCCTCGACACCGCAACTGGTCTGGACCTGCGTGCTGCTCATGGCCCTGCTGCTTCTGACCGTGGGGCTGTTTCAACTGCCTCTGGGAGCAGCGCATCTGATCGCCGGTCTCACCATCGCAGTTCTGAAAACACTGCTGATCGTATCTGTATTTATGAATTTAAGATGGGGCGTCAGTGTGCTGCGTTTGACTGCAATTGCGGGTGTCTTGTGGCTGGCCTTCGCTATTCTGGGAGTCATGACTGATTACCGAACGCGAGGTCTGGAAGAGACAATTGAACCAGGCCTGGAACCAGCGACCCATTATTCTGCCAGTGATCACGTTTCCCCTGCAGAAACGGACTGA
- the coxB gene encoding cytochrome c oxidase subunit II, giving the protein MNTSFRLLPEIASSGGSEIDLLALALLGVSTLFSLGIAVALFYFVVRYYHTREVNRSSGWMERHHIAVEIGWTIVPLLILLIFFGWGAAVYVRGHQPPADTTNVYVVAKQWMWKIGHEQGRREINQLHVPVGQPVRLTMISEDVIHSFFVPAFRTKQDVLPARYTTLWFRPTKTGIYHLFCAEYCGTSHSAMRGTVVVQSPEEYEQWLAAGDKLSPEQQGRRHLTAFGCLQCHDSVEGNRSGPPLAGLYGSQVRIDSGETVEADARFIRNAIVNPQLQIHKGYEKLMPSYQSRLTPEQILQITAYLKSIANVSGPIPASENNKSVMTRNQNTSTQDEQ; this is encoded by the coding sequence ATGAACACCTCATTTCGCTTACTGCCCGAAATTGCCTCAAGTGGGGGAAGTGAGATCGATCTACTGGCGCTGGCGCTCTTGGGAGTTTCGACTCTGTTTTCTTTAGGAATTGCAGTCGCCCTGTTTTATTTTGTAGTGCGGTATTACCACACCCGAGAAGTCAACCGGAGTTCCGGCTGGATGGAACGTCATCATATCGCTGTTGAAATCGGCTGGACGATCGTTCCCCTGCTGATCCTGCTGATCTTTTTCGGCTGGGGGGCTGCAGTCTATGTTCGAGGTCATCAGCCCCCTGCTGACACGACAAACGTCTATGTCGTTGCCAAGCAGTGGATGTGGAAAATCGGCCATGAGCAGGGGAGACGGGAAATCAATCAGTTACACGTGCCCGTCGGTCAACCCGTGCGCCTCACTATGATCTCGGAAGATGTGATTCACAGTTTCTTTGTGCCTGCCTTCCGTACGAAACAGGATGTCCTGCCGGCCCGTTACACAACGCTCTGGTTTCGCCCCACAAAAACCGGTATTTATCATTTGTTTTGTGCGGAATATTGCGGCACCAGTCATTCCGCGATGCGGGGTACCGTTGTCGTCCAGTCACCCGAAGAGTATGAACAATGGCTGGCCGCAGGGGATAAACTTTCCCCTGAACAACAGGGAAGACGACATCTGACCGCTTTCGGGTGTCTGCAGTGTCACGATTCGGTCGAAGGAAATCGCAGCGGGCCTCCGCTGGCTGGCCTGTATGGCAGCCAGGTTCGAATTGACAGCGGTGAAACCGTCGAAGCAGATGCCCGCTTTATCCGCAATGCGATCGTGAATCCCCAATTACAGATTCACAAAGGCTATGAAAAGCTGATGCCCAGCTATCAGTCGCGTCTGACTCCGGAGCAGATCCTGCAGATCACCGCGTACCTGAAATCGATTGCTAATGTCAGCGGGCCGATCCCTGCTTCAGAGAACAATAAGTCGGTCATGACTCGCAATCAAAATACGTCAACACAGGATGAACAGTAA